The Brassica oleracea var. oleracea cultivar TO1000 chromosome C7, BOL, whole genome shotgun sequence sequence AAATTTAAAAGTAAAACATAAGAAATATATATTTATTTATATATAATTAAGTATTTAAGTTAGTTATTTATATTTTAAATACTTATTGTTAGATAACATATCAAAATAAATATGAAATTGAATATTTGAAGTATATATTCATGTTTCATATAATTATATTGTATATTATTTTGGACATTCGGATCAGTTTCTTCGGATATCTTTTCGGATTTTTCGATTTTTTCGGTTTTTCGGGTTATCCGTTCGGATTCGGTTAATAACACTTCGGGTTCGGATATGTTTTGTACCACTTTAGTCTTTACAAGACTCATTTGAATATGTTTTACATTTCGGATCGGATACGGATCGGATTTTTCGGTTCAGATTTCGGGTTAAGGATATTATGCCTAGGCCTAGCCGTAAGTCCTCAACATTCGTTCGACTATTGAACATTATAATTACAGCGGAAATCAACAAGTTTGTTCTTTCGATTTTATTATTTCTGTGATTGATATTTCTGTGCAATCAAAGTACCAATAGACACCAGTTTCAAAAAAAAAAAGGTACCAATAGACACTTCTAAAAGTGTCCGCTTTCATCACAATCCTAGTCATACCAAACCTTATAGGTTTGGGAGTCATAAAAAGCTTATAGTATATAATTCTCCCTTCCTCAGGTCAAGGATTCAACATTTAATGTTGCAAGACACGACAAAACCACATTTCTTTCTAAACAACACGAGTTGCTGACAAACCTCGCCAAAAAAACGTTTTTGGGTCCCTGATCGAAAGTTTTCAGTTAAATCTAATTAAGCGAGATGTTTCAATCGAGAGATTTGTACATGTCGTTGATTCTTCAACTCTAACCTAATTTTAACATCTTCTTATGAATCAATAAATATCCCTGGCTCTTTAGACTTGAAATATCATGCATACGTATGCTTCTGTGGATTTTGACTTCTCATCAACTGTGGTTTATATGCTTCTTTTCTAAATACACAATTTTCTGTTTACTATTTAGTGTGGGATGTGTTCATATATTCTTTTAGAACTTATTGCTTTTCTAATAAGTTCAATAAGTTCTAAAAGAATATAACCAAAATATCATGGTGCAAAGGACTTGTTCTTTTAGAACTTATTGCTTTTCTAATAAGTTCAATAAGCTGTTTACTTATTTTAAGAGCAATAAGTTCTAAAAGAATATAACCAAAATATCATGATGCAAAGGACTTGTTCTTTATTTCTAAGATTCAACCCAAAGAATGCGCTTATATAGCCCAAGTTGTTAAGAAAAACAATAGCTCACATTTAGAAATGGTCCACCCTTAAAAATTTGGAGAGGTTGGATAAAAGAGTTAGGTAAAACCGTAAAAGTTTGAAAATTTTAGGTAAAGAAGAACTACGACAGCATGTGGACAAAAGGGGTGGGGGGTGGGGATTCACAGACGATTTTGACCTCCAACATCGCTATGCTCCGTGTTATGGGTGGATCATCACACACACTAATACACATATAATCTTGTCATTTTATATGAACACATCGTATTGTATGACTGATGTCTATAAATATGTTATGTTGAATTGTAACAAAATGACGCTGAACACAAATAAAATCACACACATAATAAACCAGTAACATGCATTTAAAATATGAACATATACTATATTTATATGTTAAATTAACAAGCTGATTGTTCAATAGAGAGTATGTTAAAGTTAAAGTAACACAACAGCTTTACATGCTACGTTTGATAAATAATACAAGATTTGTGAATGTTTTCGGCGGAGTGATGCATTTCTAACAAGGACGAAATATCGGTTTATTCAAAACTGTATTTTATCCTTTTGTTTAACCAATTACTTGCAATTTCCTTCTCATATCTAGTGCATTTTTCCAAAACCTAATTTTCTTTCAAGCTTCCTTAGCACCGCCAAGACTCTTGTTCTCTGATTTGGGTCTCTCCGGTGACTGGTGCTCTTCGCAGGCGCCGGAGGAGACCTCATCCTCTTAGTATTTGCTCTACCTTCTTCTATGTGTTTTCTTTTTCTGTGTTGAAGCTTGATTTTTCCTGAAAAGTACGAAGTTCGAGGTCTCATGCGTTTTGGTGGGGTCACGACATTCTGCTTTCAGGTTAGCAGGAGGATCTTTAAGTGGTGGGACTCTGTGTGAACAGGAGTTCGTCTGTGGTTTTATCACGGTTTGAAGCAGCAATGCTTGTATTTTTATTGTTGTGCTTCTCGTTTCGAAGATTGGTGGGGAACTTTTTCTAGTTCCAATATCTTTGTTGTTTCAGCTTTGTTTCAGAGAGTTGGCTTCGGTACGTGCGTCTAGCGCCAGATCTGAGATCGGGAATCTCTTGACGGTGCGGTGCAACCGCTTGGTGCGGGGCAGGCGTTTTTCGCAGACGGTATCAGTGTACTTTCTTCAATTCTAGTTCTGAGTCTGTTCTTCTTTGTGCGAGATTTGAGTGGTGTTTGAGCTCTTCGTCAAGAGACCATGAGTTCTCTTTTTTCCATCTCTAATTCGTCTCCACCTTGCTTTCGTCGTCGATTTGGTTTCCATGGTGTAGTCCTACTGTTTGGATTATGAGTTTGGATTTTAAAGCCTTTATGCAGCAACGAGTGAAGATAATTGCTTGGATTTTCTTATTGGTTGATTCCTTATAGTTGTGGAGTTTGCTAGGTGGGCAAATGTCTTCGTGGGAAAGGGTTTATCCTAGTGTGATCTTATCTTCTCAGAACATGGTTCCTATACGGGCTCTTCTATGGTGTTTTGAAACTTTTCCCTTATATCTATAGTTAATCTTGCTTGTTTCGGCTTTGATATTAGTTTGGTTATCAGTTGCCTTGATTGAGCTGTTGTTTCCAGGGATATATAGTTGTTCCACTGGCTTAATTTCCGGGTAAAACGTTGTTTCATGACTAATATAATTTGAGACGGAAAAAAAAATTCTAGTGCATTTTCCCTAAAAGTAAAAAAGACAAAACAAAGCAACTTTAGAAAAGCATGCGTAGTAATAAGAATAATGTAGAGCTGTCCACTACACTGAAACATACGTCACATGTCTCATCCTTTACCAAAAGCCACCAGAAACAATTTGTCAATAATCAATCAACACTCGATTCTCTCTTTTATTCCCCACAAATTTTATATTCTCTTTGAAAAAACAAGGTATCAAACTCTTTGCTTTTTCGATCTCATCTCTTCTTTACTTCATCAAGATCGCAGACGAAATGGCTCAGGTTTTTTTTCTCACTGATCTTTAAAACTGAATATGACTTATGATTTATCTCTTTCTCCGAGATCCTTTAAACTTTTTACTTTTTATGTTTTGTAGAAGGTGGTGTTGAAGGTTTTAACCATGACGGATGATAAAACCAAGCAGAAAGCCATAGAAGCCGCAGCTGATATTTTCGGTGAGTAGTATAACTACTTCCTTTCTTTAATTCACTGTCAACTGAAATTCGATTATAGTTTCTACGTAATTATTTGTTATTGCTAATTTTAATCTATTTTATATTTCTTAGAATTTGTAGAAAGAACAAAGCAAAAATTATACAAATTTTCTGCTGGTTTTGTCAGTCAATAAATTGCCACTTTTAGCTAAAATTTGATTCGATTGTGTAATTGCGTCAAAATTTGAGAGCTTGGATGATCTCACCTACTCCGTTTTGACATTGTCAACGAGTTGAACAGATAGCAAGGGGCCAATTAACTTTTAGAGGCCCATACTTTATGGGCCTAGAAGAAAACGTATTATCGAAACTCAGTGTATGTATGAATGCTATCTGCTTATGGAAAATCATAGATTATGGGATAGTGAGATAACACAACCGATTATGTGTTCAACTTAGACTCATATCAATGAGTGTTTGACCAAATATGATACAATGTGGTTCTGCAAAGGGGTAGATGACTTGGTTATTGTGTTAAGCAGGAGTTGATTCGATAGCAGCGGATATGAAGGAGCAAAAGTTGACTGTGATCGGTATGATGGATGCGGTTGCGGTGGTAAAGAAACTGAAGAAAGTCGGTAAGGTAGATTTGATATCCGTCGGACCGGCAAAAGAGGAGAAGAAAGAAGAGAAGAAGGAAGAGAAGAAAGAGGAAAAGAAAGAGGGGAAGAAGGAAGAGAAGAAGCCAGAAGAACCTAAGAAATAAATAACTTGGTTGATAATTATAAACCCTACAGTTTGTCATCTTGGTTTCATAATCAAACCTTCCAATCATTGAATAACTGAATATGTATAATTAATTGTTAAACTGCCTATATGAGCCAACCCAAGACGTGCTGATGAGCAACACATGCTGGCAGAGTGTCGGGCGTTGGTTTAAGCTTGAAGTTACCTTGAAACACAAGCTATCCTAATTTTAATTGTTATGGTTATCTTTAAAGCATTAGGAATATGGAAAGTATTGTTACTAATAGGATTAGGAGTTATCTAGTCCTATATATATATATTGATGCTTATGATGTGATTGTGTGAGTGATTAAGCTAGATTTGAGTTGTATTGCTAAAGCTTTGATTGATTAATAAGAGAAGGACTTCTTGTTAAAGAGTTTGTGGTTCTATAATTTGGTATCAGAACCCACTACTTTAAAGAAAGACGTGAGACACCATGGCCGATATCAAGGATGAAACAGAGATGAACGCCAAGGAGACCGGACCATCGACCATTAAGTTCCCAATGCTAACTTCCTCGAACTACACTGTTTGGGATATGAGGATGAAGATCGCTCTCAAGGTTAACAAGGTTTGGGAAACCATTGATCCAAGAAACAATCATGAAGAAAAAAATAATATGGCTATTGCTTTGATATTTCAATCCATACCTGAAGCGTTAACGTTACAAGTTGGAAATCTCGACACAGCCAAAGCAGCGTGGGACGCGGTTCAGGTTCATCACGTTGGATCTGAGAGAGTATGAGAGGCACGTCTACATACATTAATGGCAGATTTTGACAAGCTCAAGATGAAGGAGGAAGATAGCATCGATACCTTCGTCGGCAAGCTAACAGAAATCTCATCTAAATCTGCTTCTCTAGGCGAAATCATAGAAGAACCAAAGCTTGTCAAGAAATTTTTGAAAAGTTTGCCAAGAAGAAAGTACATACATATGGTTGCATCCCTTGAACAAGTCTTGGATCTCAACACAACGAACTTTGAAGACATAGTCGGGAGATTGAAACCATACGAAGAGAGGATAAGTGAGGAAGAAAAAGATCATGATGATCATGGGAAGTTGATGTATGCTAGCGATTCTCAACAAGAGAATTACGCAAATAGAGGAAGAGGACGTGGTGGACGAGGCAATTGGAGAGGAGGTAGAGGCCGAGGATGTGTAGGAGGTTTTCAAGCGCAAAAGGAGGCTTGGAAACAAAATCAAAACAGTCAGAACAGAGAC is a genomic window containing:
- the LOC106302086 gene encoding nucleolar protein 58-like, whose translation is MAQKVVLKVLTMTDDKTKQKAIEAAADIFGVDSIAADMKEQKLTVIGMMDAVAVVKKLKKVGKVDLISVGPAKEEKKEEKKEEKKEEKKEGKKEEKKPEEPKK